In Papaver somniferum cultivar HN1 chromosome 1, ASM357369v1, whole genome shotgun sequence, a genomic segment contains:
- the LOC113340807 gene encoding uncharacterized protein LOC113340807 → MEFFSRHLTVAQQNNTIKCIKVAAQFSTINHLLFEDNCLIFNQATLTPVNNLLELLHNFSSQSGQVINFDKSAVYFIKKTKPETAEVLTHILGVKTMNSKEKYLGSPLILGHSKQESFKSIKENFLTRFSTWSSISLSQAGRGTILKHVHNSVPICQMGTSKLPNDLLSQLTSIERKFFWVYNSNRGANLLAWQKVCTSKDKGGLAFRDLEKLNLALSLSWHGEYAMNPIISWFKF, encoded by the coding sequence ATGGAGTTTTTCTCAAGACATCTCACTGTTGCTCAACAAAACAACACCATCAAATGTATTAAAGTGGCTGCTCAATTTTCAACCATTAATCATTTGCTTTTTGAAGATAACTGCTTGATCTTCAATCAAGCAACTCTTACTCCAGTTAATAATCTTCTGGAGTTACTTCACAATTTCAGTTCTCAGTCAGGACAAGTCATAAACTTTGACAAGTCTGCAGTGTATTTCATCAAAAAAACTAAACCAGAGACCGCAGAAGTTTTGACTCATATTCTTGGTGTTAAAACAATGAATTCTAAAGAGAAATATTTAGGGTCTCCTTTAATTCTTGGTCACTCTAAACAAGAGTCTTTCAAGTCTATAAAGGAAAATTTCCTCACAAGATTTTCCACTTGGTCTTCAATTTCACTCTCTCAAGCTGGTAGAGGTACTATACTAAAGCATGTTCATAATTCAGTTCCAATATGTCAAATGGGAACTTCCAAACTTCCTAACGATCTTCTAAGTCAGCTTACTTCTATTGAGAGGAAATTCTTCTGGGTATATAATTCTAATAGAGGAGCTAATCTTCTAGCTTGGCAGAAAGTCTGTACTTCTAAGGACAAAGGAGGGCTTGCTTTTAGAGATTTGGAGAAGCTCAACTTGGCACTCTCACTAAGTTGGCATGGAGAATATGCAATGAATCCAATCATCTCATGGTTCAAGTTTTGA